From the Diospyros lotus cultivar Yz01 chromosome 13, ASM1463336v1, whole genome shotgun sequence genome, one window contains:
- the LOC127789150 gene encoding CBL-interacting protein kinase 18-like, whose translation MENKGSVLMQRYELGRFLGQGTFAKVHRARDLRTGMSVAIKIIDKEKVLKVGMTDQIKREISVMRLVRHPNIVQLFEVMASKTKIYFVMEYVKGGELFNKVAKGRLKEDVAKNHFRQLISAVDFCHSRGVYHRDLKPENLLLDENGNLKVSDFGLSALAESKHQDGLLHTTCGTPAYVAPEVISRKGYDGSKADIWSCGVILYTLLTGHLPFQDSNLMGMYRKISKAEFKVPNWFGPEVRRLLSKILDPNPTTRISLAKIMGSPWFGKGYNSKPMRIEMERKEPVSTDINAVLGPREDCSSSGAAKQEFVKPSNMNAFDIISFSQGFDLSGLLGENDQKKEVRFTSRQTAKTILSKLEDIAKCLRLKVMKREMGLLKLEGSNEGRKGILSIDAEVFEVTPTFHLVEVKKSSGDTLEYQEIMKKEIRPALKDIVWTWQGDQQAQPQQQEDQQSSS comes from the coding sequence ATGGAAAACAAAGGGAGCGTGTTGATGCAACGATATGAATTGGGGAGATTCTTGGGCCAAGGAACCTTTGCCAAGGTCCATCGTGCAAGGGACCTTAGAACTGGCATGAGCGTGGCCATTAAGATAATTGACAAAGAGAAAGTTTTGAAGGTTGGAATGACCGATCAGATCAAGCGGGAGATTTCTGTAATGAGGCTGGTTAGACATCCAAATATTGTCCAGCTTTTTGAAGTTATGGCGAGCAAAACCAAAATTTACTTTGTCATGGAATATGTCAAAGGTGGTGAGCTCTTTAACAAGGTGGCAAAAGGGAGGCTTAAGGAGGATGTTGCAAAGAACCATTTCCGACAGCTGATCAGCGCAGTTGATTTCTGCCACAGTAGAGGGGTTTATCACCGTGATTTAAAACCAGAAAACCTACTTTTGGATGAGAATGGGAATCTAAAGGTATCAGACTTTGGATTGAGTGCCCTTGCTGAATCTAAGCATCAAGATGGATTGCTCCACACAACCTGTGGAACGCCTGCCTACGTTGCTCCTGAGGTAATCAGTAGGAAAGGATATGATGGATCCAAGGCAGACATCTGGTCGTGTGGGGTCATATTATATACTCTGTTGACTGGCCATCTCCCGTTCCAAGATTCAAATCTGATGGGAATGTACAGGAAGATAAGTAAGGCAGAGTTCAAAGTCCCAAATTGGTTTGGCCCCGAAGTACGCAGACTGCTGTCGAAGATACTGGACCCGAACCCAACTACGCGGATATCCCTTGCCAAGATCATGGGAAGTCCTTGGTTTGGGAAAGGCTATAACTCCAAACCGATGAGAATTGAGATGGAGAGGAAAGAACCAGTTAGTACTGACATCAATGCAGTGCTTGGTCCTCGTGAGGATTGCAGCAGTTCAGGAGCGGCGAAGCAAGAATTTGTGAAACCCAGCAACATGAATGCCTTTGATATCATCTCCTTTTCACAAGGTTTTGACTTGTCTGGTCTGTTAGGGGAAAATGACCAAAAGAAAGAAGTGCGATTTACCTCTAGGCAGACTGCCAAGACCATTCTTTCAAAGTTGGAGGACATTGCGAAATGTCTAAGGCTGAAAGTGATGAAGAGGGAGATGGGGCTGTTGAAACTGGAAGGATCAAACGAAGGCAGGAAGGGCATCTTGTCTATCGACGCTGAGGTGTTTGAGGTCACTCCAACATTCCATTTGGTTGAGGTGAAAAAGTCGAGCGGGGATACATTGGAGTATCAGGAGATaatgaagaaggaaataagGCCGGCCCTTAAAGACATTGTTTGGACATGGCAGGGCGACCAGCAGGCCCAACCCCAACAGCAAGAAGATCAACAATCCTCCTCTTAA